The following are encoded in a window of Microcaecilia unicolor chromosome 14, aMicUni1.1, whole genome shotgun sequence genomic DNA:
- the IRF9 gene encoding interferon regulatory factor 9 isoform X1: MASGRVRSTRKLKQWIIEQVESGKYPGLLWDDSGKTMFRIPWKHAGKQDFRHDEDAAIFKAWAIFKKKYKNGDKADPATWKTRLRCALNKSPEFQEISERSQLDISEPYKVYRIVPPTEQNIRHLPGCKGRKQNTKDEQMNPSYEEEVEAKASVTLDLHLLGLKSENESDISSCMSLEDSGIGSNGSSPSPRERLTDTVSNVVVQSQPALSMFQAAAKPYSMLITFYYGGQLVCSKMVESSDCRILPSSPSTGVDRIMVPGNMEQVFFPSTVSIADVKQRQSTEELLKFLEKGVMLASNPQGIFAQRSCQGRVFWTGPCAPLCGQPNKLERNKYVKLFDRNQFKKDVCLYHMVNDPTPEYQVTLCFGEEIATGHPMTDRLITLQVEQVSAKQLMDTYFLESKELNITASPVLRDVSPSSYLLLK; encoded by the exons ATGGCCTCGGGACGTGTCCGATCCACACGGAAACTGAAGCAGTGGATTATAGAGCAGGTGGAAAGCGGCAAGTATCCCGGGCTGCTCTGGGATGACTCTGGAAAGACCATGTTCCGCATCCCCTGGAAGCACGCAGGCAAGCAGGACTTCCGCCACGATGAGGATGCAGCCATCTTTAAG GCGTGGGCCATTTTTAAGAAGAAATATAAGAACGGGGACAAGGCAGACCCGGCAACGTGGAAGACGCGGCTGCGCTGTGCGCTGAACAAGAGCCCCGAGTTCCAGGAGATTTCTGAGCGATCCCAGCTGGATATATCCGAACCCTACAAGGTGTACCGCATTGTGCCCCCCACAGAACAGAACA TAAGGCACTTACCTGGCTGCAAAGGAAGGAAGCAGAACACGAAGGATGAGCAGATGAACCCGTCGTATGAGGAGGAGGTTGAGGCCAAAGCTTCTGTCACCCTGGACCTCCATCTCTTG GGGCTGAAATCGGAAAATGAATCAGATATTAGTAGCTGTATGTCCCTGGAGGACTCCGGCATCGGAAGCAATGGCAGCAGCCCCAGCCCCCGAGAGA GACTGACTGACACAGTTTCAAATGTGGTCGTACAATCCCAGCCAGCTCTATCCATGTTTCAAGCAGCAG CAAAGCCTTACTCCATGCTCATCACTTTTTACTATGGAGGACAGCTGGTCTGCAGCAAGATGGTGGAGAGCAGTGACTGCAGAATCCTCCCTAGCTCCCCATCGACAGGTGTGGACCGGATCATGGTGCCCGGAAACATGGAGCAAGTCTTCTTCCCATCCACGGTCTCCATTGCAGATGTCAAACAACGGCAGAGCACAGAGGAGCTGCTCAAGTTTTTGGAGAAGGGGGTGATGCTGGCCAGTAACCCGCAGGGTATCTTCGCCCAGCGTTCCTGCCAGGGCCGGGTGTTCTGGACTGGCCCGTGTGCCCCCCTCTGCGGACAGCCCAACAAACTGGAGAGAAATAAATATGTCAAGCTCTTTGACAGAAACCAGTTCAAGAAAG ACGTGTGCCTGTATCATATGGTGAACGATCCCACCCCTGAGTACCAAGTCACTCTGTGCTTCGGAGAGGAGATCGCCACAGGCCATCCCATGACAGACAGGCTCATTACCCTACAG GTGGAACAGGTGTCGGCCAAACAGCTGATGGACACATACTTCTTAGAATCTAAAGAACTGAACATCACTGCGTCCCCCGTACTCAGGGATGTGAGTCCCTCCAGCTACTTACTCTTGAAATGA
- the IRF9 gene encoding interferon regulatory factor 9 isoform X3, which produces MTLERPCSASPGSTQAWAIFKKKYKNGDKADPATWKTRLRCALNKSPEFQEISERSQLDISEPYKVYRIVPPTEQNIRHLPGCKGRKQNTKDEQMNPSYEEEVEAKASVTLDLHLLGLKSENESDISSCMSLEDSGIGSNGSSPSPRERLTDTVSNVVVQSQPALSMFQAAAKPYSMLITFYYGGQLVCSKMVESSDCRILPSSPSTGVDRIMVPGNMEQVFFPSTVSIADVKQRQSTEELLKFLEKGVMLASNPQGIFAQRSCQGRVFWTGPCAPLCGQPNKLERNKYVKLFDRNQFKKDVCLYHMVNDPTPEYQVTLCFGEEIATGHPMTDRLITLQVEQVSAKQLMDTYFLESKELNITASPVLRDVSPSSYLLLK; this is translated from the exons ATGACTCTGGAAAGACCATGTTCCGCATCCCCTGGAAGCACGCAG GCGTGGGCCATTTTTAAGAAGAAATATAAGAACGGGGACAAGGCAGACCCGGCAACGTGGAAGACGCGGCTGCGCTGTGCGCTGAACAAGAGCCCCGAGTTCCAGGAGATTTCTGAGCGATCCCAGCTGGATATATCCGAACCCTACAAGGTGTACCGCATTGTGCCCCCCACAGAACAGAACA TAAGGCACTTACCTGGCTGCAAAGGAAGGAAGCAGAACACGAAGGATGAGCAGATGAACCCGTCGTATGAGGAGGAGGTTGAGGCCAAAGCTTCTGTCACCCTGGACCTCCATCTCTTG GGGCTGAAATCGGAAAATGAATCAGATATTAGTAGCTGTATGTCCCTGGAGGACTCCGGCATCGGAAGCAATGGCAGCAGCCCCAGCCCCCGAGAGA GACTGACTGACACAGTTTCAAATGTGGTCGTACAATCCCAGCCAGCTCTATCCATGTTTCAAGCAGCAG CAAAGCCTTACTCCATGCTCATCACTTTTTACTATGGAGGACAGCTGGTCTGCAGCAAGATGGTGGAGAGCAGTGACTGCAGAATCCTCCCTAGCTCCCCATCGACAGGTGTGGACCGGATCATGGTGCCCGGAAACATGGAGCAAGTCTTCTTCCCATCCACGGTCTCCATTGCAGATGTCAAACAACGGCAGAGCACAGAGGAGCTGCTCAAGTTTTTGGAGAAGGGGGTGATGCTGGCCAGTAACCCGCAGGGTATCTTCGCCCAGCGTTCCTGCCAGGGCCGGGTGTTCTGGACTGGCCCGTGTGCCCCCCTCTGCGGACAGCCCAACAAACTGGAGAGAAATAAATATGTCAAGCTCTTTGACAGAAACCAGTTCAAGAAAG ACGTGTGCCTGTATCATATGGTGAACGATCCCACCCCTGAGTACCAAGTCACTCTGTGCTTCGGAGAGGAGATCGCCACAGGCCATCCCATGACAGACAGGCTCATTACCCTACAG GTGGAACAGGTGTCGGCCAAACAGCTGATGGACACATACTTCTTAGAATCTAAAGAACTGAACATCACTGCGTCCCCCGTACTCAGGGATGTGAGTCCCTCCAGCTACTTACTCTTGAAATGA
- the IRF9 gene encoding interferon regulatory factor 9 isoform X2 — MASGRVRSTRKLKQWIIEQVESGKYPGLLWDDSGKTMFRIPWKHAGKQDFRHDEDAAIFKAWAIFKKKYKNGDKADPATWKTRLRCALNKSPEFQEISERSQLDISEPYKVYRIVPPTEQNIRHLPGCKGRKQNTKDEQMNPSYEEEVEAKASVTLDLHLLGLKSENESDISSCMSLEDSGIGSNGSSPSPRETKPYSMLITFYYGGQLVCSKMVESSDCRILPSSPSTGVDRIMVPGNMEQVFFPSTVSIADVKQRQSTEELLKFLEKGVMLASNPQGIFAQRSCQGRVFWTGPCAPLCGQPNKLERNKYVKLFDRNQFKKDVCLYHMVNDPTPEYQVTLCFGEEIATGHPMTDRLITLQVEQVSAKQLMDTYFLESKELNITASPVLRDVSPSSYLLLK; from the exons ATGGCCTCGGGACGTGTCCGATCCACACGGAAACTGAAGCAGTGGATTATAGAGCAGGTGGAAAGCGGCAAGTATCCCGGGCTGCTCTGGGATGACTCTGGAAAGACCATGTTCCGCATCCCCTGGAAGCACGCAGGCAAGCAGGACTTCCGCCACGATGAGGATGCAGCCATCTTTAAG GCGTGGGCCATTTTTAAGAAGAAATATAAGAACGGGGACAAGGCAGACCCGGCAACGTGGAAGACGCGGCTGCGCTGTGCGCTGAACAAGAGCCCCGAGTTCCAGGAGATTTCTGAGCGATCCCAGCTGGATATATCCGAACCCTACAAGGTGTACCGCATTGTGCCCCCCACAGAACAGAACA TAAGGCACTTACCTGGCTGCAAAGGAAGGAAGCAGAACACGAAGGATGAGCAGATGAACCCGTCGTATGAGGAGGAGGTTGAGGCCAAAGCTTCTGTCACCCTGGACCTCCATCTCTTG GGGCTGAAATCGGAAAATGAATCAGATATTAGTAGCTGTATGTCCCTGGAGGACTCCGGCATCGGAAGCAATGGCAGCAGCCCCAGCCCCCGAGAGA CAAAGCCTTACTCCATGCTCATCACTTTTTACTATGGAGGACAGCTGGTCTGCAGCAAGATGGTGGAGAGCAGTGACTGCAGAATCCTCCCTAGCTCCCCATCGACAGGTGTGGACCGGATCATGGTGCCCGGAAACATGGAGCAAGTCTTCTTCCCATCCACGGTCTCCATTGCAGATGTCAAACAACGGCAGAGCACAGAGGAGCTGCTCAAGTTTTTGGAGAAGGGGGTGATGCTGGCCAGTAACCCGCAGGGTATCTTCGCCCAGCGTTCCTGCCAGGGCCGGGTGTTCTGGACTGGCCCGTGTGCCCCCCTCTGCGGACAGCCCAACAAACTGGAGAGAAATAAATATGTCAAGCTCTTTGACAGAAACCAGTTCAAGAAAG ACGTGTGCCTGTATCATATGGTGAACGATCCCACCCCTGAGTACCAAGTCACTCTGTGCTTCGGAGAGGAGATCGCCACAGGCCATCCCATGACAGACAGGCTCATTACCCTACAG GTGGAACAGGTGTCGGCCAAACAGCTGATGGACACATACTTCTTAGAATCTAAAGAACTGAACATCACTGCGTCCCCCGTACTCAGGGATGTGAGTCCCTCCAGCTACTTACTCTTGAAATGA